The genomic stretch aatgttgttataCGGTGCAtgactgtgtatgtgtatgtatgtatatgtgtgcaaaTATGTATGTATGGTTACATATGTACTTTTTGGGTGCTGAACCATTTTTAAGTAATTAACAGACACTATGATACTAAGCCCTCAGCATGCACTGCTGCAAAACAAGGCCATTCTCCTGCATAACCACCATACCATTATTACACCTAAGACAGCAATAATTTCTCAATATCTAATGTTCACTTTACATCCAAAGTTTCTCTTATTGTCCCACAAATGTCTTTTAGGGCTCTTTTTCCCAAACCAGTCTTCTGTCATGGACCAAGTACTGCATTTGATTGTTATGTCTCTTAGATCTCTGAATCTACAATAAACTGTTTGTGGTGGTATTATTCATGTTGGGTTTCGCATcccatccttctctctcctctaacAAAATCCACCAGAAGAAATTCTTGCTTTAATTAGGGAGAGCTTATTCATTTTCCAAAAGGTTCCCCTGGCAGGAGTGCCACATTTCCCCACATTGTGAAGTACTCACCCTGAATCTAAATGGCGTCTAACCCTTAGGGATCACCCCCACCGCTGAAGAGCGAGCCTGCATCTTTGGGGAAAGGTGCCCATCCTGTCTCTGGAACAATCTCTGGGCCTGGAATGCCTCAGCATATCTGAAGAAAAGGGAGGTAGGCGCTGGAGGAAAGGCATAGGCAAGGACAAGTACCTGGCCTGGAGCTCCAGGGAGCGCTGCTTTCCTGACACCAGGAAGGTTCGAGGCAGATTGAGGTTGGAGCTCTCCTTTAGCTGAATGGAGGGAGAAAGGGGCATGGTGAGGCCACTGAACTCCACAGGGCCCTAGCCctctgcacacatacacacacagactcGGGGTCAAAGCCAGTATCTTTGTTCCTCCCAACACCAATGCCCCACTCCAGGTTCCCATTTCCCACCTCCTGGATGCTCACCTCCATGCCATCTACATCGATGCGTGCCCGCACGCTAAACTTCTGGCCAAGGAGCCGCAGCCTGGGCACGCAGTAAAGGAGGCGGTCGTTGAACTAGGAAGGAAAAAGTTTGGGATGCATGCGTGGAGGGCCTAGTGGGGATGTGGCCCAGCTCCTTGCCCTGAAGCTTTACTGCTGAGGATTGTAggcaatagatggagaaaagacAGCCCAAATTGGGCACAGGGGTCACAAGGAAAGAGCCTAGGCGTGGAAGACACTCCCTAGTGGGGAACCTCGGGCAAGTCACTTCTCTGCAAGGCTTAGttacttcatctgtaaagtggaggaaaaaaaatcctagctAGGTAGTGAAAATACAATTCATTACTAGAGGAGAAAATGGCTAGCAGGAGGTAtagtctttgtttttcatttttttcctctttcaggaATGAAAGGAGGTATAGTCTTGAGTGAGTACCAGGTcactatgtgtgtgtgcgtgtgtgtgtgtgtgtgtgtgtgtgtgtgtgtgttgggaggggCATGACCCACCCACAATTCCATGCCTGGCACTTACTAGTATGAGGTATCGGTCTTGAGTGGTCCCATTCTTTGCTGACAGCTTAAGGATGTGGCCTTCTTTTATGAGCTCTTTGGTGGGGCTGACAATGTCCTCCTCGCCCCCTAACAGCTCATATA from Piliocolobus tephrosceles isolate RC106 unplaced genomic scaffold, ASM277652v3 unscaffolded_14058, whole genome shotgun sequence encodes the following:
- the LOC113220817 gene encoding FYVE, RhoGEF and PH domain-containing protein 1-like — encoded protein: SLELIATAAEHSNAAIRKMERMHKLLKVYELLGGEEDIVSPTKELIKEGHILKLSAKNGTTQDRYLILFNDRLLYCVPRLRLLGQKFSVRARIDVDGMELKESSNLNLPRTFLVSGKQRSLELQARYAEAFQAQRLFQRQDGHLSPKMQARSSAVGVIPKG